The proteins below are encoded in one region of Bacteroidales bacterium:
- a CDS encoding indolepyruvate oxidoreductase subunit beta yields the protein MKTDIILCGVGGQGIISISAVLGVAALEENMHIKQSEIHGMSQRGGAVQSHVRISSRPIASDLIPLSSASLILSVEPLEALRYLPWLSPDGWIVSNSQPFINIPDYPSLDSLMHEYSNYKNTVLINADEIASLCGSARASNMVMLGAASRFIHLKPESLVLGIKTLFAQKGPSVIDLNLKAFEAGMQASAER from the coding sequence ATGAAAACCGATATCATCCTTTGCGGAGTAGGGGGGCAGGGCATAATTTCCATCTCGGCTGTCCTCGGAGTTGCGGCCCTGGAAGAAAATATGCACATTAAACAGTCCGAAATTCATGGTATGAGCCAGAGAGGCGGAGCTGTTCAGTCGCACGTCAGAATCAGCTCCAGGCCCATAGCCTCTGACCTTATACCCCTGTCTTCTGCCAGCCTGATTCTCTCCGTGGAACCGTTGGAGGCTCTGCGCTACCTTCCCTGGCTGTCTCCCGACGGCTGGATAGTGTCGAATAGCCAGCCTTTTATAAACATTCCTGATTATCCTTCCCTGGATTCCCTGATGCATGAGTACAGTAACTATAAAAATACAGTGCTGATCAATGCAGACGAAATTGCTTCCCTCTGCGGCTCAGCCAGAGCATCCAACATGGTAATGCTGGGCGCTGCCTCCCGTTTTATTCATCTGAAGCCTGAAAGCCTGGTGCTGGGAATAAAAACACTCTTTGCACAAAAAGGACCTTCTGTAATTGACCTGAATCTGAAAGCCTTTGAAGCTGGCATGCAGGCCTCTGCTGAACGTTAA